A stretch of the Symbiobacterium terraclitae genome encodes the following:
- the hemG gene encoding protoporphyrinogen oxidase: MQERILIAGGGMTGLSAAYSLLKKAQAAGRNPEIILVEKENRLGGKTQTEVVDGMIIEEGPDSVIAYKPWAVELARELGLETVGTNPRIRSTYILHKNRLEQLPVGMQVMIPTEVWPFLTTRLLTPWGKLRAGLEPFVPVRRSDEDESIGSFVGRRFGREVLENIAGPLMGGIYGGDFNAVSMKATFPRFLAMEREGGSLLLQAWRNKALKPKGPTGSAFVTVKGGLNRLVQALVARLEGRVRLLTGVSLTGLVPGPERRGYVAGLDDGQRIEADAVILALPAYASAGLVRDWLPDVASELSAIPYHHSVVAALAYNRSDVSHPLDASGFLVPVREPTVVTASTWVSSKWPHAVPEDKVLIRCFIGRGVGRDWTKEPDDLIIAHARKELERLMGLTAEPILTRVFKWRRAMPQYLVGHLDRMDRVDRLIAQAPGLYLGGAAFRGVGLPDCVREGAQAAEKAARHLGWV, translated from the coding sequence ATGCAGGAACGCATTCTCATCGCCGGAGGCGGCATGACCGGCCTCTCCGCGGCTTACTCGCTGCTGAAGAAGGCGCAGGCGGCCGGGCGCAACCCGGAGATCATCCTGGTCGAGAAGGAGAACCGCCTCGGGGGCAAGACCCAGACCGAGGTGGTCGACGGCATGATCATCGAGGAGGGGCCGGACTCGGTCATCGCCTACAAGCCGTGGGCGGTCGAGCTGGCCCGGGAGCTGGGACTGGAGACCGTGGGCACCAACCCCCGGATCCGGTCGACCTACATCCTGCACAAGAACCGGCTGGAGCAGCTGCCGGTGGGCATGCAGGTCATGATCCCCACCGAGGTCTGGCCGTTCCTCACCACCCGGCTCCTCACCCCCTGGGGCAAACTGCGGGCCGGGCTGGAGCCCTTCGTACCCGTGCGGCGCAGCGACGAGGACGAGTCGATCGGCTCGTTCGTCGGCCGCCGCTTCGGCCGCGAGGTGCTGGAGAATATCGCCGGCCCGCTGATGGGCGGTATCTACGGCGGCGACTTCAACGCCGTCTCCATGAAGGCCACCTTCCCCCGGTTCCTCGCGATGGAGCGGGAGGGGGGTTCGCTGCTGCTCCAGGCCTGGCGCAACAAGGCGCTGAAGCCCAAGGGGCCCACCGGCAGCGCCTTCGTGACCGTCAAAGGAGGCCTGAACCGGCTGGTTCAGGCCCTGGTGGCGCGGCTGGAGGGGCGGGTCAGGCTGCTGACGGGGGTCTCCCTGACGGGGCTCGTCCCCGGTCCCGAGCGGCGCGGCTACGTGGCGGGCCTGGACGACGGCCAGCGCATCGAGGCCGACGCGGTCATCCTCGCCCTGCCCGCGTACGCCAGCGCCGGCCTGGTGCGCGACTGGCTGCCGGACGTTGCCTCCGAGCTGAGCGCCATCCCCTACCACCACTCGGTGGTCGCCGCCCTGGCCTACAACCGGAGCGACGTGTCGCACCCGCTGGACGCCTCCGGATTCCTGGTGCCCGTCCGCGAGCCGACCGTGGTGACGGCGTCGACGTGGGTCTCATCGAAGTGGCCCCACGCCGTGCCCGAGGACAAGGTGCTCATCCGCTGCTTCATCGGCCGCGGCGTGGGCCGCGACTGGACCAAGGAGCCTGACGATCTGATCATCGCCCACGCCCGCAAGGAGCTGGAGCGGCTGATGGGCCTCACGGCGGAGCCGATCCTGACCCGCGTCTTCAAGTGGCGGCGCGCGATGCCCCAGTACCTGGTGGGGCACCTCGACCGGATGGACCGCGTCGACCGGCTGATAGCCCAGGCGCCCGGGCTCTACCTCGGCGGCGCCGCCTTCCGGGGCGTCGGCCTGCCGGACTGCGTGCGCGAGGGCGCGCAGGCGGCCGAGAAGGCCGCCCGACACCTCGGGTGGGTCTAG
- a CDS encoding SDR family oxidoreductase, which yields MPGVLEGRVAIITGASRGIGRALAIRLAREGADIVVAAKSEQSTEHLPGSIYETAEEVRRLGRRALPVKVDVRDEAQIAAMVDAAAREFGRIDILINNAGALWWQPVLDTPAKRFDLLMQVNVRAAYLCSYYVLPHMQRQHWGHIITMAPPISTEANPGMVAYMIAKMGMARLAIGIAAEHREDNIASNSLWPVAPIETAAVINHGLGDRSQWRTPEIMCDAVMAILSQEPSACTGRQLLDEEILREAGVTDFDRYWCEGRPPENPIWIDGREQWGLTR from the coding sequence ATGCCGGGAGTATTGGAGGGACGCGTCGCCATCATCACCGGCGCAAGCCGAGGCATCGGCCGCGCGCTGGCGATCCGGCTGGCGCGGGAGGGCGCCGACATCGTCGTGGCGGCCAAGAGCGAGCAGTCCACGGAACACCTGCCGGGATCCATTTACGAGACGGCGGAGGAGGTCCGCCGCCTCGGGCGCAGGGCCCTGCCCGTCAAGGTGGACGTGCGGGACGAGGCCCAGATCGCCGCGATGGTGGACGCCGCCGCCCGCGAGTTCGGACGCATCGACATCCTGATCAACAACGCCGGTGCGCTCTGGTGGCAGCCCGTGCTGGACACGCCGGCGAAGCGGTTCGACCTGCTGATGCAGGTGAACGTACGGGCCGCCTACCTCTGCAGCTACTACGTCCTGCCGCACATGCAGCGGCAGCACTGGGGCCACATCATTACCATGGCCCCGCCCATCTCCACCGAGGCCAACCCGGGCATGGTGGCCTACATGATCGCCAAGATGGGCATGGCCCGCCTCGCCATCGGCATCGCCGCCGAGCACCGGGAGGACAACATCGCCAGCAACTCGCTCTGGCCGGTCGCACCCATCGAGACGGCGGCAGTCATCAACCACGGGCTGGGCGACCGCTCCCAGTGGCGCACCCCCGAGATCATGTGCGACGCGGTGATGGCCATCCTCTCGCAGGAGCCCTCGGCCTGCACCGGGCGGCAGCTGCTGGACGAGGAGATCCTGCGGGAGGCCGGCGTCACCGACTTCGACCGGTACTGGTGCGAGGGCAGGCCGCCGGAGAACCCGATCTGGATCGACGGGCGTGAGCAGTGGGGTCTGACCCGCTAG